The following are encoded in a window of Streptomyces sp. SAT1 genomic DNA:
- a CDS encoding MFS transporter codes for MAGDGHGTTGTPETPGVPETVPHGAAPDDSEHVPGNVLVSIGALLLGMLLAALDQTIVSTALPTIVSDLGGLEHLSWVVTAYLLASTAATPLWGKLGDQYGRKKLFQTAIVIFLIGSALCGMARNMPELIAFRAVQGLGGGGLMVLSMAIVGDVVPPRDRGRYQGLFGAVFGATSVLGPLLGGLFTQHLSWRWVFYVNLPVGVVALAVIATALHIPRKTQRHVIDYLGTLLIASVATCLVLVASLGGTTWGWGSPQIIGLAVLGVLLAAAFVAVEHRAAEPVLPLKLFRIRTFTLSAVISFIVGFAMFGAMTYLPTFLQVVRGISPTLSGVHMLPMVVGMLLASTGSGQIVSRTGRWKVFPVTGTAVTTVGLLLLHRLDEHSSTAEMSAYFFVFGLGLGLVMQVLVLIVQNAVSYEDLGVATSGATFFRSIGASFGVAIFGTVFASRLGDQLAAAFRGTRLPPGVTADALKSDPRGIGALPPALRPAALHAYASAITDVFLYAAPVALLAFLLAWFLKEDKLRGSVTAPDGTQTLATNPVERSSYDEVCRALSVLGTREGRREIYRTITARAGYDLLPAASWLVLRINKFGWVEPALLAERVPVPLTVILEAARQVEERRLAERQGLDLVLTDQGREVAERLAHAREESLAELLGDWWTPGRSTDLTQLVKELTGELCGSDGERPHDGRPVTRQL; via the coding sequence ATGGCCGGGGATGGACACGGCACGACCGGTACGCCGGAGACCCCGGGGGTGCCGGAGACGGTGCCGCACGGCGCCGCGCCCGACGACTCCGAACACGTCCCGGGCAACGTCCTCGTCTCGATCGGCGCGCTGCTCCTGGGCATGCTGCTGGCCGCGCTCGACCAGACGATCGTGTCCACCGCGCTGCCCACCATCGTCAGCGACCTCGGCGGCCTGGAGCATCTGTCCTGGGTGGTCACCGCCTATCTGCTGGCGTCGACCGCCGCGACCCCGCTGTGGGGCAAGCTCGGTGACCAGTACGGCCGCAAGAAGCTGTTCCAGACCGCCATCGTGATCTTCCTGATCGGTTCCGCGCTGTGCGGGATGGCGCGGAACATGCCCGAGCTGATCGCGTTCCGGGCCGTGCAGGGGCTGGGCGGCGGCGGGCTGATGGTGCTGTCCATGGCGATCGTGGGCGATGTCGTGCCGCCCCGCGACCGCGGCCGCTACCAGGGGCTCTTCGGCGCGGTGTTCGGCGCGACCAGTGTGCTCGGGCCGCTGCTCGGCGGTCTGTTCACCCAGCATCTGAGCTGGCGCTGGGTCTTCTACGTCAACCTGCCCGTCGGTGTGGTCGCGCTCGCCGTGATCGCCACCGCGCTGCACATCCCGCGCAAGACGCAGCGCCATGTCATCGACTACCTCGGCACGCTGCTGATCGCCTCGGTCGCCACCTGCCTGGTGCTGGTCGCCTCGCTCGGCGGCACCACCTGGGGCTGGGGCTCGCCGCAGATCATCGGCCTCGCGGTGCTGGGCGTCCTCCTCGCGGCGGCCTTCGTCGCCGTCGAGCACCGGGCGGCCGAACCGGTGCTGCCGCTCAAGCTGTTCCGCATCCGCACCTTCACGCTCTCCGCGGTGATCAGCTTCATCGTCGGCTTCGCGATGTTCGGCGCGATGACGTACCTGCCGACCTTCCTCCAGGTCGTGCGGGGCATCTCGCCGACGCTGTCCGGTGTGCACATGCTGCCGATGGTGGTCGGCATGCTGCTGGCGTCCACCGGTTCCGGGCAGATCGTCAGCCGGACGGGGCGCTGGAAGGTGTTCCCCGTCACCGGGACCGCCGTCACCACCGTCGGCCTGCTCCTGCTGCACCGGCTCGACGAGCACAGCTCCACCGCCGAGATGAGCGCGTACTTCTTCGTCTTCGGTCTCGGTCTGGGCCTGGTGATGCAGGTCCTCGTCCTCATCGTGCAGAACGCCGTCAGCTACGAGGACCTGGGCGTCGCCACCTCCGGCGCCACCTTCTTCCGCTCCATCGGCGCCTCGTTCGGCGTGGCCATCTTCGGTACGGTCTTCGCGAGCCGGCTCGGCGACCAGCTCGCCGCCGCCTTCCGGGGCACACGGCTGCCGCCGGGCGTGACGGCGGACGCCCTCAAGTCCGACCCGCGCGGCATCGGCGCCCTGCCGCCCGCTCTACGCCCGGCCGCGCTGCACGCGTACGCCTCCGCCATCACCGACGTCTTCCTCTACGCCGCCCCGGTGGCCCTTCTCGCCTTCCTCCTGGCCTGGTTCCTGAAGGAGGACAAGCTGCGCGGCTCGGTCACGGCGCCGGACGGCACGCAGACGCTCGCCACCAACCCGGTGGAGCGGTCCTCGTACGACGAGGTGTGCCGGGCGCTGTCGGTGCTGGGCACCCGCGAGGGGCGGCGCGAGATCTACCGGACGATCACCGCGCGGGCGGGCTACGACCTGCTGCCCGCGGCGAGCTGGCTGGTGCTGCGGATCAACAAGTTCGGGTGGGTGGAACCGGCCCTGCTCGCCGAGCGCGTCCCGGTGCCGCTGACCGTCATCCTGGAGGCGGCCCGCCAGGTCGAGGAACGCCGGCTGGCCGAACGGCAGGGCCTGGACCTCGTCCTGACCGACCAGGGGCGCGAGGTCGCCGAGCGGCTGGCCCACGCCCGCGAGGAGTCCCTCGCCGAGCTCCTGGGCGACTGGTGGACTCCCGGCCGCTCCACCGACCTGACCCAGCTCGTGAAGGAGCTGACCGGCGAACTCTGCGGCTCCGACGGCGAACGCCCCCACGACGGACGGCCGGTCACCCGTCAGCTCTGA
- a CDS encoding GNAT family N-acetyltransferase yields the protein MPLPPSTTAVSWSVSPEPYDSPVAAALWRAYYTEVSDRWYLLHEGRRTGPDELEREIAAVTGAELAPPTGQLLLGRYEGRPAGTAGVRLLDSGTAELTRVFLYEQARGRGGAALLVTAAEEAARALGARRMVLDTRHDLVEARALYARLGYTETGPHNDSLYAEHWFAKALR from the coding sequence ATGCCGCTGCCGCCGTCGACCACCGCCGTGTCCTGGAGCGTGAGCCCGGAGCCGTACGACTCGCCGGTCGCCGCCGCTCTGTGGCGGGCGTACTACACCGAGGTCAGCGACCGCTGGTATCTGCTGCACGAGGGGCGCCGCACCGGTCCGGACGAGCTGGAGCGGGAGATCGCCGCCGTCACCGGAGCGGAACTGGCGCCGCCCACCGGGCAGTTGCTGCTCGGGCGCTACGAGGGGCGACCGGCGGGAACGGCGGGGGTCCGGCTGCTGGACTCCGGCACCGCCGAGCTGACCCGGGTGTTCCTGTACGAGCAGGCGCGCGGCCGGGGCGGCGCAGCGCTCCTGGTCACCGCCGCCGAGGAGGCGGCCCGCGCCCTCGGCGCCCGGCGCATGGTCCTGGACACCCGGCACGACCTCGTCGAGGCCCGCGCCCTGTACGCCCGCCTCGGCTACACCGAGACCGGACCCCACAACGACTCCCTCTACGCCGAGCACTGGTTCGCCAAGGCCCTGCGCTGA
- a CDS encoding TMEM165/GDT1 family protein has product MISLSVMALVFGVVFLAELPDKTALAGLVLGTRYRASYVFAGVAAAFLLHVVLAVAAGSMLTLLPQQIVHALTGVLFLGGAAVLLFKKGDDEEEIRKPADQSFWKVAGTGFMLILVAEFGDLTQIMTANLAARYDDPISVGVGAVLALWAVAGLGIVGGKALMRRVPLGLITKIAAVLMIALGVWSLWEAVS; this is encoded by the coding sequence GTGATCAGTCTCAGCGTCATGGCGCTCGTCTTCGGCGTCGTCTTCCTCGCCGAACTGCCGGACAAGACGGCCCTGGCGGGACTCGTCCTCGGCACCCGCTACCGCGCCTCCTACGTCTTCGCGGGCGTCGCCGCCGCCTTCCTGCTGCACGTGGTGCTGGCCGTGGCGGCGGGCAGCATGCTCACCCTGCTGCCGCAGCAGATCGTGCACGCGCTCACCGGCGTGCTGTTCCTGGGCGGGGCGGCCGTGCTGCTCTTCAAGAAGGGCGACGACGAGGAGGAGATCCGCAAGCCCGCCGACCAGTCCTTCTGGAAGGTCGCCGGGACCGGCTTCATGCTCATCCTGGTCGCCGAGTTCGGCGACCTCACCCAGATCATGACGGCGAACCTCGCCGCCCGCTACGACGACCCGATCTCCGTGGGCGTGGGCGCGGTGCTGGCGCTGTGGGCGGTCGCCGGTCTCGGCATCGTCGGCGGAAAGGCGCTGATGCGGCGCGTGCCGCTGGGGCTGATCACCAAGATCGCGGCCGTGCTGATGATCGCGCTCGGTGTGTGGAGCCTGTGGGAGGCGGTGAGCTGA
- a CDS encoding DedA family protein — protein sequence MLESVARVGALTGTPWIYVAVTLSVLLDVFLPVLPSGVLIVTAATAAAAGTGAAAGHVPHDVPDILALILCAATASVLGDLFAYRLARRGGERLDRALARSRRLSTAQERLGAALARGGGGALVVIARFAPAGRSVVSFSAGAAQRRVREFLPWSALAGLSWAGYSVALGYFGTRWLGAAWLATCVSVAALFAAGAAAAYLMRRTPKAREAS from the coding sequence GTGCTGGAGAGTGTGGCGAGGGTGGGGGCGCTCACCGGCACTCCGTGGATCTATGTCGCGGTGACCCTCTCGGTGCTGCTGGACGTGTTCCTGCCGGTGCTGCCCAGCGGGGTGCTGATCGTGACGGCGGCGACGGCCGCCGCGGCGGGCACGGGCGCCGCCGCCGGGCATGTCCCGCACGACGTGCCCGACATCCTCGCGCTGATCCTGTGCGCGGCCACCGCCTCGGTGCTGGGCGACCTCTTCGCCTACCGCCTCGCCCGGCGCGGCGGCGAGCGGCTGGACCGGGCGCTCGCCCGCTCCCGCCGCCTCAGCACCGCCCAGGAGCGGCTGGGCGCCGCCCTCGCCCGGGGCGGCGGAGGCGCGCTGGTGGTCATCGCCCGCTTCGCCCCGGCCGGCCGCTCGGTCGTCTCCTTCAGCGCGGGCGCCGCACAGCGCCGGGTGCGGGAGTTCCTGCCCTGGTCGGCGCTGGCCGGGCTGTCCTGGGCGGGCTACAGCGTGGCCCTCGGCTACTTCGGCACCCGCTGGCTGGGCGCCGCCTGGCTCGCCACCTGCGTCTCGGTGGCCGCCCTGTTCGCGGCCGGGGCCGCGGCGGCGTATCTGATGCGCCGCACCCCGAAGGCGCGCGAGGCATCCTGA
- a CDS encoding DUF2277 domain-containing protein, with product MCRSIKTLRPPALPEEATEEEIRAAALQYVRKVSGFRAPAAHNQEVFDRAVEAVTAATAELLAGLQVRGGGAARRAAG from the coding sequence ATGTGCCGGAGCATCAAGACGCTGCGCCCGCCCGCCCTGCCCGAGGAGGCGACCGAGGAGGAGATCCGCGCCGCCGCCCTCCAGTACGTCCGGAAGGTCTCGGGGTTCCGCGCGCCCGCCGCGCACAACCAGGAAGTCTTCGACCGCGCGGTCGAGGCGGTCACGGCGGCGACGGCGGAGCTGCTGGCGGGACTTCAGGTGCGGGGTGGTGGTGCGGCGCGACGGGCCGCCGGGTGA
- a CDS encoding HNH endonuclease family protein has translation MARIFRRRSSAPSFYARRRVGILTALTGLLASAALINPPAASAALPTPVSAATARGYLASLTVATENRTGYDRSLFPHWITISGSCNTRETVLKRDGSNVTTDSSCAAKSGSWYSPYDGATWTAASDLDIDHVVPLAEAWDSGASKWTTAQRQAFANDLTRPQLIAVTDNVNQAKGDQDPATWVPSRSAYVCTYVRAWVQVKYYYGLSVDSAEKSALQGYLASC, from the coding sequence ATGGCTCGCATATTCCGCCGCCGGTCCTCCGCACCCTCGTTCTACGCGCGTCGACGCGTGGGCATCCTCACGGCGCTGACCGGCCTCCTCGCCTCCGCCGCGCTGATCAACCCCCCGGCCGCGTCCGCCGCCCTCCCCACCCCGGTCAGCGCCGCCACCGCCCGCGGCTACCTCGCCTCCCTCACCGTCGCGACCGAGAACCGCACCGGCTACGACCGCTCCCTGTTCCCGCACTGGATCACCATCAGCGGCAGCTGCAACACCCGCGAGACCGTGCTGAAGCGGGACGGTTCGAACGTCACCACCGACTCCTCCTGCGCCGCCAAGAGCGGCAGCTGGTACTCCCCCTACGACGGGGCGACCTGGACCGCCGCCTCCGACCTGGACATCGACCACGTGGTCCCGCTGGCCGAGGCGTGGGACTCGGGCGCGAGCAAGTGGACCACCGCGCAGCGCCAGGCGTTCGCCAACGACCTGACCCGCCCGCAGCTCATCGCGGTCACCGACAACGTCAACCAGGCCAAGGGCGACCAGGACCCCGCCACCTGGGTGCCGTCCCGGTCGGCGTACGTCTGCACGTACGTCCGCGCCTGGGTCCAGGTGAAGTACTACTACGGCCTGTCGGTCGACTCGGCGGAGAAGAGCGCCCTCCAGGGCTACCTCGCGAGCTGCTGA
- a CDS encoding DUF4097 family beta strand repeat-containing protein, which yields MSRSVPVRAAAVTGVVVALLATATACGGSAADDKDPEQHSFSLHGRTLTVDSDDSALEIVSADGVKAGTVQVTRWFKGSVLIGDDPHVTWSMKNDRLVLRLKCSGIVTDCDARHRIEVPRGVAVKVRDGNGSVRAQGFKDPLTVRTSNGPVHITDSTGPLDLRTSNGSVRAEVAARQVRTTTSNGSVHLELGAVPDLVDTHSSNGPVTVALPGGRYRVTTETSHGSTHVSVPRDDSSPHVVSARTSNGSITVRTAN from the coding sequence ATGTCCCGTTCCGTTCCCGTCCGCGCCGCCGCCGTGACCGGTGTCGTCGTGGCCCTGCTCGCCACGGCCACCGCCTGCGGGGGCTCCGCGGCGGACGACAAGGACCCCGAGCAGCACTCCTTCTCCCTGCACGGCCGCACCCTGACCGTGGACTCCGACGACTCGGCGCTGGAGATCGTCTCCGCCGACGGCGTCAAGGCCGGAACGGTCCAGGTCACACGGTGGTTCAAGGGCTCCGTGCTGATCGGCGACGACCCCCATGTGACCTGGTCCATGAAGAACGACCGGCTGGTGCTGCGCCTGAAGTGCTCCGGGATCGTCACCGACTGCGACGCCCGGCACCGCATCGAGGTGCCGCGCGGCGTCGCCGTGAAGGTGCGGGACGGCAACGGCAGCGTGCGGGCGCAGGGCTTCAAGGACCCGCTGACCGTGCGCACCTCGAACGGGCCCGTGCACATCACCGACTCCACCGGGCCGCTGGACCTGCGCACGTCCAACGGCTCCGTGCGGGCCGAGGTCGCCGCGCGCCAGGTGCGCACCACCACCAGCAACGGTTCCGTGCACCTCGAACTCGGCGCCGTGCCCGACCTGGTCGACACCCACTCCTCCAACGGTCCGGTGACCGTGGCGCTGCCCGGCGGCCGGTACCGGGTGACGACGGAGACCAGCCACGGTTCCACCCATGTGTCGGTGCCCCGGGACGACTCCAGCCCGCACGTGGTGTCCGCGCGGACCTCCAACGGGAGCATCACGGTGCGCACGGCGAACTGA
- a CDS encoding GNAT family N-acetyltransferase has product MGEADETKVRLEPWGEDDFWLLRLHNSPEMTEHLGGPESEEKLTERHRRYLELPAGGMYRVVAADDGRTAGAIGFWERPWPEGTVWETGWAISPGFQGRGLAAAAARAVMGRARAAGRHRSLHAYPRLEHTASNAVCRRAGFTLRGTVAFEYPKGHPITSNDWYADLDAESPGGE; this is encoded by the coding sequence ATGGGTGAGGCGGACGAGACGAAGGTACGGCTGGAGCCGTGGGGCGAGGACGACTTCTGGCTGCTGCGGCTGCACAACAGCCCGGAGATGACCGAGCACCTGGGCGGCCCGGAGAGCGAGGAGAAGCTCACCGAGCGCCACCGGCGCTATCTGGAGCTGCCCGCCGGGGGGATGTACCGGGTGGTGGCGGCGGACGACGGGCGCACGGCGGGGGCGATCGGCTTCTGGGAGCGGCCCTGGCCCGAGGGGACCGTCTGGGAGACGGGATGGGCGATATCGCCCGGGTTCCAGGGGCGCGGGCTCGCGGCGGCGGCCGCGCGGGCGGTCATGGGCCGCGCGCGGGCCGCCGGGCGGCACCGGTCCCTGCACGCGTACCCGCGCCTGGAGCACACCGCCTCGAACGCGGTCTGCCGCCGCGCCGGGTTCACCCTGCGCGGCACGGTCGCCTTCGAGTACCCGAAGGGCCACCCGATCACGTCGAACGACTGGTACGCCGACCTGGACGCCGAGTCCCCGGGCGGCGAATGA
- a CDS encoding peptidoglycan-binding domain-containing protein — MSGVHGAPRADAAEGAGAAHGAHGPDATMSLRAITPPALPTPLTQRAGAPSASDLSLFDARSTRAFEAVDPSAGADGTGDGPGGSRRRRRRPAAVIAVSTAVVAVVAATAYAGGLFSYESPARDGAAQDVREGIPDGPAPTVPPSAPTSAAPVRSPSPSVSATTSPSPSASMTASASASPSATGHSPTPSGSPTGAAVPGPGTASPPQSPPNTLATASTQPAGSLRRGDHGPAVRDLQERLTRLYLYTDAIDGYYSRSVEDSVRNYQWARGITSDGFGVYGPATRASLEAEPTHW; from the coding sequence GTGAGCGGCGTTCACGGCGCGCCCCGCGCGGACGCCGCCGAGGGCGCGGGCGCCGCGCACGGCGCACACGGCCCGGACGCCACCATGTCGCTGCGCGCCATCACTCCGCCCGCCCTGCCCACCCCGCTGACGCAGCGGGCGGGTGCGCCCAGCGCGTCCGACCTGAGCCTGTTCGACGCCCGCTCCACCCGGGCCTTCGAGGCCGTGGACCCGTCCGCCGGGGCGGACGGCACGGGCGACGGGCCGGGCGGGTCCCGTCGGCGCCGGCGCCGCCCCGCCGCTGTGATCGCCGTGTCGACGGCGGTGGTGGCGGTCGTCGCGGCGACCGCGTACGCCGGCGGTCTGTTCTCGTACGAGTCCCCCGCGCGCGACGGCGCGGCCCAGGACGTGCGGGAGGGCATCCCCGACGGCCCGGCGCCCACGGTCCCGCCGTCCGCGCCGACGAGTGCCGCGCCGGTGCGCTCGCCCTCGCCGTCCGTGTCGGCGACCACGTCGCCCTCGCCCAGCGCGAGCATGACGGCGTCGGCGTCGGCGTCGCCCTCGGCCACCGGCCACTCGCCGACGCCCTCGGGATCCCCGACCGGCGCCGCCGTACCAGGGCCGGGCACCGCCTCGCCCCCGCAGAGCCCGCCGAACACCCTGGCCACCGCCTCCACGCAGCCCGCCGGGTCCCTGCGCCGGGGCGACCACGGCCCCGCGGTGCGCGACCTCCAGGAGCGCCTGACGCGGCTGTACCTCTACACCGACGCGATCGACGGCTACTACAGCCGCAGCGTCGAGGACTCGGTACGCAACTACCAGTGGGCCCGCGGCATCACCTCGGACGGCTTCGGCGTGTACGGCCCGGCGACCCGAGCGAGCCTGGAGGCGGAGCCGACGCACTGGTGA
- a CDS encoding DoxX family protein, which yields MTGRLNSAQPYVLGLFRVVVGLVFFCHGAASLFGVLGGAAGTHGGTLSAGTWPNWYAAVIQLVAGALVVLGLGTRAAAFIASGSMAFAYFDVHQKAALWPIENGGEMPVLFCWSFLLLVFTGSGAFALDGLLARRSTQRQPAAEQAPVAA from the coding sequence CTGACCGGACGTCTCAACTCCGCGCAGCCCTATGTCCTCGGCCTGTTCCGCGTCGTCGTGGGACTGGTGTTCTTCTGCCACGGCGCCGCGTCCCTGTTCGGCGTGCTCGGCGGTGCCGCGGGCACCCATGGCGGCACGCTCTCGGCGGGCACCTGGCCGAACTGGTACGCCGCGGTGATCCAGTTGGTCGCCGGTGCCCTGGTCGTGCTGGGCCTGGGTACCCGCGCCGCCGCGTTCATCGCCTCCGGCTCGATGGCCTTCGCCTACTTCGACGTGCACCAGAAGGCGGCGCTGTGGCCCATCGAGAACGGCGGTGAGATGCCGGTGCTGTTCTGCTGGTCCTTCCTGCTGCTGGTCTTCACCGGCTCCGGCGCCTTCGCCCTGGACGGGCTGCTCGCCCGGCGCTCGACGCAGCGTCAGCCCGCCGCCGAGCAGGCCCCGGTGGCCGCCTGA
- a CDS encoding HAD-IA family hydrolase has product MTATAVLTARALLLDMDGTLVNSDAVVDRIWRRWADRHGLDGDEVMKVVHGRQGHASMALLLPDRPQEQNIAENARMLAEETSDMDGVVPVPGAPEFMAALRGLPHALVTSADVGLSTARMAAAGLPLPDVRVTAESVGASKPDPEGFLKGAAELGVEPADCVVFEDSGAGIAAGRAAGMRVIGIGPRAALHEPDAVVRDLTEIRVEPVGDGTVRLHLG; this is encoded by the coding sequence ATGACGGCCACCGCCGTGCTCACCGCCCGCGCCCTCCTGCTCGACATGGACGGCACCCTCGTCAACTCGGACGCCGTCGTCGACCGCATCTGGCGGCGCTGGGCCGACCGGCACGGACTGGACGGCGACGAGGTGATGAAGGTGGTGCACGGCCGCCAGGGGCACGCCTCCATGGCGCTCCTGCTGCCGGACCGCCCCCAGGAGCAGAACATCGCCGAGAACGCCCGCATGCTCGCCGAGGAGACCTCGGACATGGACGGCGTGGTGCCCGTGCCCGGTGCGCCGGAGTTCATGGCCGCGCTGCGCGGGCTGCCGCACGCCCTGGTGACCTCGGCCGACGTGGGCCTGTCCACCGCGCGGATGGCCGCCGCCGGGCTGCCGCTGCCGGACGTGCGGGTCACCGCCGAGTCCGTGGGCGCCAGCAAGCCCGACCCCGAGGGCTTCCTCAAGGGCGCCGCCGAACTCGGCGTCGAGCCCGCCGACTGCGTGGTCTTCGAGGACTCCGGCGCGGGCATCGCCGCCGGCCGGGCCGCCGGGATGCGCGTGATCGGCATCGGCCCGCGCGCCGCCCTCCACGAACCCGACGCGGTCGTGCGGGACCTCACCGAGATCCGGGTCGAGCCGGTGGGGGACGGGACCGTGCGGTTGCACCTGGGCTGA
- a CDS encoding amidase domain-containing protein: MVAGVVLVPNWSAGAAVTDDPTVDAATKATFQKLADAVFTDRTEALVDGGKGGEQGKQGHHQRLSSRFSGKVRLSGTQSKYEDSALSQLRGRKDRLEKLGEKYSAGSTTVTLNATQVKGRNAKVAVTENTTLTYARVRGNEPKNTGFQAHHELSFQADKHGNWQLTSIHDTDDGVAVNQPAPPPATKPETPADDGNPPEATRSSTAKNAPANKKNLTSGTYDYQAMAAYAQKYWSKYNPDYPSFDGQGAGGDCTNFVSQSLKAGGWKHVPGYTNDFHNWFGNNEIQSDSFVGVNEFSWFALSSKRATSLPYVYQMDVGDVLQVDFNRDGSKDHSMIVTYRSPQGVPYVSYHSTNTYNRSVASLIASYPNANYFAYRT, from the coding sequence GTGGTCGCCGGCGTCGTGCTGGTGCCCAACTGGAGCGCGGGCGCGGCGGTCACCGACGACCCGACGGTCGACGCGGCCACCAAGGCCACCTTCCAGAAGCTGGCGGACGCGGTCTTCACCGACCGCACCGAGGCCCTGGTCGACGGCGGCAAGGGCGGCGAGCAGGGGAAGCAGGGGCACCACCAGCGGCTGTCCTCGCGCTTCTCCGGCAAGGTCCGCCTGTCCGGCACCCAGTCCAAGTACGAGGACTCCGCGCTGAGCCAGCTGCGCGGCCGCAAGGACCGGCTGGAGAAGCTGGGCGAGAAGTACAGCGCGGGCAGCACCACCGTCACGCTGAACGCCACCCAGGTCAAGGGCCGCAACGCCAAGGTCGCCGTCACCGAGAACACGACGCTGACCTATGCCAGGGTCCGGGGCAACGAGCCGAAGAACACCGGCTTCCAGGCCCACCACGAGCTGTCCTTCCAGGCCGACAAGCACGGCAACTGGCAGCTCACCAGCATCCACGACACCGACGACGGCGTGGCCGTGAACCAGCCCGCGCCGCCGCCGGCCACCAAGCCGGAGACGCCCGCCGACGACGGCAACCCGCCGGAGGCGACCCGCTCGTCCACGGCGAAGAACGCGCCGGCGAACAAGAAGAACCTGACGTCGGGCACGTACGACTACCAGGCCATGGCCGCGTACGCGCAGAAGTACTGGAGCAAGTACAACCCCGACTACCCGAGCTTCGACGGCCAGGGCGCCGGCGGCGACTGCACCAACTTCGTCAGCCAGTCCCTGAAGGCCGGCGGCTGGAAGCACGTCCCCGGTTACACGAACGACTTCCACAACTGGTTCGGCAACAACGAGATCCAGTCGGACTCGTTCGTCGGGGTCAACGAGTTCTCCTGGTTCGCCCTGTCCTCCAAGCGGGCCACCAGCCTGCCGTACGTCTACCAGATGGACGTCGGCGACGTGCTCCAGGTGGACTTCAACCGGGACGGGTCCAAGGACCACTCCATGATCGTCACCTACCGCAGCCCGCAGGGCGTGCCGTACGTGTCGTACCACTCCACCAACACCTACAACAGGTCGGTGGCGAGCCTCATCGCCTCCTACCCGAACGCCAACTACTTCGCCTATCGCACCTGA